Below is a window of Rhodopseudomonas sp. P2A-2r DNA.
CGCCGCGGCATGATCGAAGGTGAACTCGCCGGTCAGCTGGACGCGGTAGGTGGCAACGGGAATCACTGGCGGCATCATTCGTCTCCGAGACGGACGTGCACCGACCATGGCGCGACCGTCCCGGTCGCATTGCCGCCCCAGATCGTAACGCCGCCGGACGGCGGAGGTTCGCGGACAATCGCGTTGTCCGACAGATTGGCTTCGAGATGCAGCGCGGTGCCGTCGCCCATCCGCCAGTGCGCCGTCAGCAGGCCGCTGTCGTCCGATGCCGCATGGCCGAACCGCGCGCCGGCGAGCCGGGGCATGATGTGCTGCTTCCGCAGGCGGAGCAGCTCGCGTACCAGCCCCAGCCGCTGTTGGCCGGATGTGCTGTCGCGATTTTTCCAGTCCAGCACCGCCAACTCGAACGAGGACTCGGCGAGCGGGTCGGGAATCTCGTCGCCGAATTTCTCGTAGGCGCAGGCGAACTCCTTGCGGCGGCCGTTGCGCACGGCTTCCGCGAGGTCGCCCTTGAAATCGCAGAAGAACGGAAACTGAGCCTTGGAGCCCCACTCGTCGCCCTGGAACAGCATCGGCACCATCGGCGCCAGCAAGGTGATCGCCAGCGCGGCCTCGATCGCCTTGGGGTTGGCGAGGCTTTCGAGCCGGTCGCCCAGCGCGCGGTTGCCGATCTGGTCGTGGTTCTGCAGGAAATTGACGAAGGCGGCGGGCGGCAGCTTGCCACTCGGTTCGCCGCGCAATGCGCCGTCGCGATGCGGCGACGGTTCGCCCTGATAGGCAAAACCCGATGCCAGCGCGCGCACGATGTGATCGATCGGCTTCGGCGCATAGTCGCTGTAATAGCCGGTGTGCTCGCCGGTCAGCAGCACGTGCCAGGCGTGGTGATAGTCGTCGTTCCATTGCGCGCGGTACTGGCCGCGATGCGGATCGGTCTTGGGATCGAGCAGTGCGGCGCGGTTGTCTTCGTTTTCCAGCACCAGATGGATATGGCGGTGAGTGTCCGCGGCCAGCTTGCCGACTTCGCGGCTCAGCTCGTGCAGCATCGGGATTTCGCCCTGTTCGGGTATGGCGTGGACGGCATCCAGCCGCAGCCCGTCGAAGCGATACTCGTGCAGCCAGTACAGCGCATTCTCGATGGCGAAGGCGCGGACCTGCGGGATGCGATAGTTGATCGCGCTGCCCCACGGCGTATGCGCATCGGAGAAGAAGTCGGGCGCATACTGGCCGAGGTAATTTCCTTCCGGTCCGAAGTGGTTGTAGACGACGTCGAGAAACACCATCAGCCCGCGCAGATGCGCCTCGTCGATCAGCGCCTTGAGATCTTCCGGACGACCATAGGCGGCATCCGGCGCGTACCACAGCACGCCGTCATAGCCCCAGTTGTGACGGCCGGCGAAATCCGCCAGCGGCATCAATTCCAGCGCGGTGATGCCGGTGTCGACGAGATGGTCGAGGCGCTCGATCATGGCGCGGTAGGTGCCCTCCGGCGTGAAGCTGCCGACATGGGTCTCGATCAGCACGGTGTCTTCCCACGGCCGGCCGCGCCAATCTGTGGCGCGCCAGGCATAGGCGGCGTGATCGATCACCTCGCTGGGGCCGGCGATGTCCTGGGGCTGGAAGGCCGAGGCCGGGTCGGGCACGTTGTTGGCGCCGTCGATGTGAAAGCGATAGGTGGCGCCGGCCTTCACGCCGGCAATCTCGGCAGAGAACCAGCCGTCCTTGCCGCGGGTCAGGGGATGAAGGCGGTCGAGCATCACATCGACGCGGTTGGCAGCGGGCGCCCACAGCCGGAACAGCGCGCCGGACGAGGTCAGCCGCGCGCCAAAGCTTCGGTCAGTCATGAGGCGGATCCTGCGAAGGCGAGTACGGAGCGGGGCGGCGCCTGCAACTCGCTGCCGGACGGCAGCACGTCGATGGACAGCGCGCCATCGGCGGTGTTGAGGACCTGCCGCCAGTGCTTGTATTCCGGCAGTTTCGGCAGTGTGAAGGCGATGCCCGCCGGCGCCGAGTTGAGCACGATGAAGATCGGGTTGTCGTTGTTCTCGCAGGGGCCGAGCACATAGGCCAGGAAGCGGCCATCCGGAAACGCCCAGTCTTGCTCGGTCATTTCCTCGGCAGCCGGGGTCAGCCACAGCACGCCATAGGTCCCATCGGCGCGGCGGCCGTCGAGCCAGCCTTGGGCGCGGATCTGCGGGAAGCGCTGCCGCAGCTGCGTCATCTCGCCGATGAAGTCGGTGAGATCGTCGTCCTTGTGGCCGAGATTTTGCCAGCCGACCCAGCCGATCTCGTTGTCCTGGCAATAGGCATTGTTGTTGCCGTGCTGGGTGTTGCCGACCTCATCTCCGGCAAGGATCAGCGGAACGCCCTGCGCCAGCAACAGGCAGGCCAGCTGGTTCTTGCGCAGCTGCCGCCGCAGCGCCAGCAGCTCCGGATCGGTGGTCGGTCCCTCGACGCCGAAATTGTTGCTGAGATTGTCGCTGGAGCCGTCGCGATTGTCCTCGCCATTGGCCTCGTTGTGCTTCTCGTTGTAGCTGAACAGGTCGGCGAGCGTGAAACCGTCATGCACGGTGACGTGGTTGATGCCGGCGCGCAGCTTGCGGCCGCTGTGGTTGAACACATCCGACGAGCCGGTCATGCGGCCGGAGACCTCGCCGATCAGGCTGCCTTCGCCGCTCCAGTAGCGCCGCATCGCGCTGCGGTACTTGTCGTTCCATTCCGACCATTGCGAGGGAAGGCACCGACCTGATAACCGCCCATGCCGAGATCCCATGGCTCGGCAATCATCTTGACCGAGGCCAGCACCGGATCCTGCCGCGCCGCCATCAGGAAGCCGTGGTTGCGGTCGTAGCCGTTGGCGCCGCGCGCCAGGGTGGTCGCCAGATCGAAGCGGAAGCCGTCGACGTGGCAGACCTCCACCCAGTAACGCAAGCTATCCATCACCATCTGCAGCACGCGCGGATGGGTGAGGTTGACTGAGCTACCGCAGCCGGTGAAGTCGTCGTAGTAGCGCGGGTTGTCCGGCATCAGCCAGTAGTAGGAAGCGTTGTCGATGCCGCGATAGGACAGCGTCGGGCCGAGATGGTTGCCCTCGGCGGTGTGGTTGTAGACAACGTCGAGGATCACCTCGATGCCGGCGTCATGCAGCCGCGCCACGGTGGTGCGGAAGGAATCCAGCGGATTGTCGATGCCGTAGCGGGCCTCCGGCGCGAAGAAGCTCAGCGTGTTGTAGCCCCAGTAATTCGCTAGCTTCAGCTCGACCAGGCGGCGATCGTCGACGAAGCCGTGCACCGGCAGCAGTTCGACGGTGGTGACCCCGAGCCGCTTCAGATGATCGATCATCGCCGGCGACGACAGGCCGCGATAGGTGCCGCGCAGGCCGGGCGGCACGTCCTTGCGCATCTGGGTCAGGCCCTTGACGTGGGCTTCGTAGATAATGGTGTCTTCCCACGGAATGCTCGGCCGGGATTCCTTGCGGCCCCAGTTGAAGGTCTCGTCGACCACCACGGCCTTCGGCATGCCGCGCGCATTGTCGCGGCGGTCGAACGACAGGTCCTCGCGCGACGAGCCGGTGCGATAGCCGAAATGCGCATCGCTCCACACCAGCCGGCCCGAGATCCGCTTGGCGTAGGGATCAAGCAGCAGCTTGTGGGCGTTGAAGCGATGACCGTGTTCGGGCTCGTAGGGCCCGTGAACGCGGTAGCCGTAAAGCTGGCCGGGCGAAACGTCGGCCAGGTAGCCGTGCCAGACGTCCTCGTTACGCTCAGGCAACGTGATGCGTTCCAGCTCGCGGCGGCCCTGGCTGTCGAACAGGCAGAGTTCGACCTTCTCGGCATTGGCTGAAAACAGGGCGAAGTTGGTCCCCCTGCCGTCCCAGCTTGCACCGAGGCGAAAGTTCGTTCCGGCGGTAACGCGCATGTCTAGAATTCCGGGATCAGAAAGATGGCGGCCAGCGGCGGCAGGGTCAGCGTCAGTTCCGGCACCAGGCCGACGGTCTGCACCTCGCCGGCATTGCCGACATTGCTGCCACCATAATGTGCGGCGTCGGAATTCAGCACCTCGCGCCACTTGCCGGGGAACGGCACCCGCACCTTGTAGTCGCGGTAGACGTTGGGCGAGAAGTTCACCACCACAAGGCACTGCGCGCGCGGGTTGGCGCCCTTGCGCAGCCAGGCGAACACGTTGCTGGCGGCGTCTTCGGTGATCACCCATTCGAACCCGGCCGGCTCGCAATCCAGCTCGTGCAGCGCCGGCTGGTTGCGATAGAGCTCGTTGAGGTCGCGGACCAGCGAATGGATGCCGGCATATTTCGGCTGTTCCAGCAGATGCCAATCAAGTGAACGATCGTGATTCCACTCGCGCTCCTGGGCGAATTCGCAGCCCATGAACATCAGCTTCTTGCCGGGATGGCCGAACATGAAGGCGTAGTAGGCCCGCAGGTTGGCGAAGCGTTGCCAGTCGTCGCCCGGCATGCGGCCGATCAGCGATTTCTTGCCGTGCACCACCTCGTCATGGGACAGCGGCAGCACGAAGTTCTCCGAGAACGCATATTGCAGCCCGAACAGGATGCTGCCGTGATGGTATTTGCGGTAGATCGGATCCTGACTGATGTAGTTCAGCGTGTCGTGCATCCAGCCCATATTCCACTTGTAGCCGAAGCCGAGTCCACCGAATTCCACCGGCCGCGACACCTGCGGCCATGCGGTGGATTCCTCCGCCGCGGTGGTGGCGTTGGGGAATTTCGCATAGACCTCGGTGTTGAAGCGGCGCAGGAAGGCAATGGCCTCGAGATTTTCGCGGCCGCCGTACTTGTTGGGAATCCACGCGCCGGCGTCGCGGCTGTAGTCCAGATAAAGCATTGAGGCCACGGCATCGACGCGCAACCCGTCGACGCCATAGTGCTCCAGCCAGAACAGCGCGTTCGACACCAGGAAGTTGACCACTTCGGTGCGGCCGTAATTGTAGATCAGCGTGCCCCAATCCATGTGCCGGCCCTGCAGCGGGTTGGCGTGCTCGTACAGCGCGGTGCCGTCGAACATGCCGAGACCGTGCGGATCGTCCGGAAAATGGCCGGGCACCCAGTCGAGCAGAACGCCGAGGCCTTCGACGTGGCAGGCCTCCACCAGTGCACAGAAATCTTCCGGCGTGCCGAAGCGACTGGTCGGCGCATACATGCCGGTGGGCTGATAGCCCCACGAACCATCGAACGGATGCTCGTTGACCGGCAGGAATTCCACATGGGTGAAGCCGAGGTCCCGGGCATAGCGTGGCAGGACGGCCGCGAGATCGCGATAGGTCAGCCACTCATTGCCGTTCTTGCGCCGCCATGAGCCGAGATGGACCTCGTAGACCGACATCGGCTTGTTGAGCGCATTGACGTTGGCCGGTGCGGGGCGCGGATGGGGCAACTTGCTCTCGTCGAGGACGATCGAAGCGGTGCTGGGGCGTAACTCGGCGGCGAAGGCCATGGGATCGGACTTCAGCGGCAGTTGCTGGCCCTGCGGGCCGATGATGTCGAACTTGTAGTGATCGCCCGCGGTGGCGCGGGGCACGAACAGCTCCCAGTAGCCGTTGCCGCGCACGCGCATCGGGTGCCGTCGCGGATCCCAGAAATTGAAGTCGCCGACCAAACTGACGCGCCGCGCATTCGGCGCGAATACCACGAAGCCCACTCCGGCCACACCTTCCAGCGTCATCGGATGGGCGCCGAGCTTGTCGTAGAGCCGCTGGTGGGTGCCTTCGCCCAGCAGATAGAGATCGAATTCGCTCAGGATCGGCGGAAAGCGATAGGGGTCTTCGAGATCCACCGTGTTGTCGCCGTAACGCGCGCGCAGCTGATAGCGGTTCGAGCCGTTGGCCAGCGTGCCGACAAACAGACCGGCATCGTGCACGCGCTCCAGGGCGGCGGCGCTGCCGTCCTGATCGATGGCGTCGACCTTGGAGGCTTCGGGCAGGAACGCGCGCACCACCGTGTGGTCGTTCTCCTTGTGGGGACCGAGATAGTGGAACGGATCGGCGTGTCGTCCTTCGACGATCGCATAGGCTTCCGCGGTTAACTTGGTCATGAGACCTCCGGGTACTGGGACAGAATGCGAAGCGTGCCGGCCAGCGGGACTCTTAACCAGTCCGGCCGATGCGCCAGTTCGTATTCGATCTCGTAAAATGCCTTCTCAAGCAGGAAGAAGTTGAGCATGTCGTCGGCGGCTTTGGGGTCGGCGGGCCACAGCCGTGCGTCGGTCATGTATTCCTTGTAGGCGGCGAGGAAGGCCGTGGTGGCGCGTTCGCGCCAGCTGTCCAGCGCCGCCGCGAGCTTGCCGGTCTCGTCGGGGGCGACCTTGAGCGCGCGTTCCAGCGCGGCAGTCGCCGAATAGTCGATCGAGCGGATCAGCCCGGCAACGTCGCGCGCGGCGGGCGCCCTGCGTCGGCGCTCCTCCAGCGAACGGCGCGGCTCGCCCTCGAAGTCGATGATGAAGATGTCATCCTTGACGATCAGCATCTGGCCGAGATGGAAGTCGCCGTGATGGCGGATCTTTGCGGTATCGATATCGGCAGGCAGCAACGCGAGCAGGCGGCCGCGCAGCGCAGCGCTCTGCGCCAGCAGCTGATCGATCAGCG
It encodes the following:
- the treZ gene encoding malto-oligosyltrehalose trehalohydrolase, whose product is MTDRSFGARLTSSGALFRLWAPAANRVDVMLDRLHPLTRGKDGWFSAEIAGVKAGATYRFHIDGANNVPDPASAFQPQDIAGPSEVIDHAAYAWRATDWRGRPWEDTVLIETHVGSFTPEGTYRAMIERLDHLVDTGITALELMPLADFAGRHNWGYDGVLWYAPDAAYGRPEDLKALIDEAHLRGLMVFLDVVYNHFGPEGNYLGQYAPDFFSDAHTPWGSAINYRIPQVRAFAIENALYWLHEYRFDGLRLDAVHAIPEQGEIPMLHELSREVGKLAADTHRHIHLVLENEDNRAALLDPKTDPHRGQYRAQWNDDYHHAWHVLLTGEHTGYYSDYAPKPIDHIVRALASGFAYQGEPSPHRDGALRGEPSGKLPPAAFVNFLQNHDQIGNRALGDRLESLANPKAIEAALAITLLAPMVPMLFQGDEWGSKAQFPFFCDFKGDLAEAVRNGRRKEFACAYEKFGDEIPDPLAESSFELAVLDWKNRDSTSGQQRLGLVRELLRLRKQHIMPRLAGARFGHAASDDSGLLTAHWRMGDGTALHLEANLSDNAIVREPPPSGGVTIWGGNATGTVAPWSVHVRLGDE
- the glgB gene encoding 1,4-alpha-glucan branching protein GlgB, with protein sequence MTKLTAEAYAIVEGRHADPFHYLGPHKENDHTVVRAFLPEASKVDAIDQDGSAAALERVHDAGLFVGTLANGSNRYQLRARYGDNTVDLEDPYRFPPILSEFDLYLLGEGTHQRLYDKLGAHPMTLEGVAGVGFVVFAPNARRVSLVGDFNFWDPRRHPMRVRGNGYWELFVPRATAGDHYKFDIIGPQGQQLPLKSDPMAFAAELRPSTASIVLDESKLPHPRPAPANVNALNKPMSVYEVHLGSWRRKNGNEWLTYRDLAAVLPRYARDLGFTHVEFLPVNEHPFDGSWGYQPTGMYAPTSRFGTPEDFCALVEACHVEGLGVLLDWVPGHFPDDPHGLGMFDGTALYEHANPLQGRHMDWGTLIYNYGRTEVVNFLVSNALFWLEHYGVDGLRVDAVASMLYLDYSRDAGAWIPNKYGGRENLEAIAFLRRFNTEVYAKFPNATTAAEESTAWPQVSRPVEFGGLGFGYKWNMGWMHDTLNYISQDPIYRKYHHGSILFGLQYAFSENFVLPLSHDEVVHGKKSLIGRMPGDDWQRFANLRAYYAFMFGHPGKKLMFMGCEFAQEREWNHDRSLDWHLLEQPKYAGIHSLVRDLNELYRNQPALHELDCEPAGFEWVITEDAASNVFAWLRKGANPRAQCLVVVNFSPNVYRDYKVRVPFPGKWREVLNSDAAHYGGSNVGNAGEVQTVGLVPELTLTLPPLAAIFLIPEF